A segment of the Amycolatopsis thermophila genome:
CCATGTCCGCCCTGCCTTCCGTCGACCACCGCGGATACACATCATAATATATTTTACTTCAGCAGCAGCCGAGCGACGTGATAAAATATTTTCCATGAGCACTCCCCCGGCCGTGAGCCCCGAGGACTTCCGACCGATCCTGGAGCTGGTGCGCGACTTCGTCCGGACGAAGGTCGTGCCCCGCGAGCAGGAGATCGCCGACAGCGATGCGATACCGGACGACCTGCGCAAACAAGTCGCGGAAATGGGCCTGTTCGGCTACGCCATCCCCCAGGAGTGGGGTGGCCTGGGCCTGGATCTGACCCAGGACGTGGAACTGGCCATGGAGTTCGGCTACACGTCGCTGTCGCTGCGGTCGATGTTCGGCACCAACAACGGCATCGCCGGGCAGGTGCTGGTGAACTTCGGCACCGAGGGGCAGAAGGCGGAGTGGCTGGAGCGCATCGCCTCCGGCGAGGTGGTGGCCTCCTTCGCCCTGACCGAGCCGGGCGCCGGGTCCAACCCGGCCGGCCTGCGCACCCGGGCCGTCCGCGACGGGGACGACTGGGTCATCGACGGGCAGAAGCGCTTCATCACCAACGCCCCCATCGCCGACCTGTTCGTCGTGTTCGCCCGCACCCGTCCGGCCGACGAGACGGGGCCCGGCATCGCCGTGTTCCTGGTGCCGGCCGGCACGCCGGGGGTCGAGGTCGGCGTCAAGGACCGCAAGATGGGCCAGGAGGGCGCCTGGACGGCGGACGTCGTGTTCTCCGGCGTCCGGGTGCCCGGTTCGGCCCTCGTGGGCGGGGACGAAGCGGCCGGCTACCGGGCGGCGATGACCTCGCTGGCGCGGGGACGCGTGCACATCGCCGCGCTGGCCGTCGGCACCGCCCAGCGCGCCCTGGACGAATCCGTCGCCTACGCCGCCTCGGCCACCCAGGGCGGCACCCCGATCGGTGACTTCCAGCTGGTCCAGGCGATGATCGCGGACCAGCAGACCGGCGTGATGGCCGGCCGCGCCCTGGTGCGGGACACCGCGCGGCGTTACGTCTCCGGCGAGGACCGCCGCATCGGCCCCTCCGCGGCGAAGCTGTACTGCACCGAGATGGCGGGCAGGGTGGCCGACCTGGCGGTGCAGATCCACGGCGGCACCGGGTACATGCGCGAGGTACCGGTGGAGCGCATCTACCGCGACGTGCGTCTGCTGCGCCTCTACGAAGGCACCAGCGAGATCCAGCGCCTCATCATCGGCGGCGCCCTCATCCGCAACGAAAGGACGGGACGATGAAGCTCAACGAGGACGAGGAGCAGATGGTCGCTCTCGTCTCGGAGTTCGTCGACGAGCGGGTGCGCCCGCGGGTGCGCGAGTTCGAGGAGGACGACATCTACCCCGGCGAGTTCATCGACGAGATGAAGAAGCTGGGGTTCTTCGGGCTCCTGGCGCCCGCCGAGTACGGCGGCGTGGACGTCAGCACCGCCTGTTTCGCGCGCGTGACCGAGGAGCTGGCCCGCGGCTGGATGAGCCTGGCCGGCGCCATCGGCGGGCACTCCGTCATCACCTACCTGATCAAGACGTTCGGCACCCCGGAGCAGCGCGAGAAGTACCTGCCGAAGATGGCCGAGGGGACCATCCGCGCGACGATGGCGCTCACCGAACCCGGCGGCGGCAGCGACCTGCAGGCGATGCGCACCCACGCCGTTGCGGTCGACGGCGGGTGGTCGATCACCGGGTCGAAGACCTGGATCTCCAACGCCGCCCACTCCGGGCTGATCGGCCTGCTGTGCATCACCGATCGCGAGGCGAAACCGGCCCACCGCGGGATGAGCGTGCTGCTGGTCGAGCCGGGCGAGGGCCTGACCATCTCGAAGAAGCTGCCCAAGCTCGGCTACCGCGGCGTGGAGGCGTGCGAGCTGGTGTTCGACGGCCGCACGGTGCCGGAGGAAGCGGTCCTGGGCGGCACCCCGCACCAGGGCTGGGCGCAGATGATGCGCGGCCTGGAGGTCGGCCGCATCCAGGTCGCCGCGCGCGCCCTCGGCGTGGGACAGGCGGCACTCGACGCCGCCGTGCGCTACGCCCAGGAGCGGGAGTCCTTCGGCAAGCCGATCTGGAAGCACCAGTCCGTGGGCAACCTGCTCGCCGACATGGCCACCCGCATGCGCGCGGCCCGGCTGCTGACCCTGGACGCCGCGGAGCGGCTCGACGCCGGCGAGCGGGCCGACATGGAGGCCGGCATGGCGAAGCTGTTCGCCTCGGAAGCGGCCATGCAGGTCGCGCTCGACGCCATCCGCGTGCACGGCGGCTACGGCTATTCCAAGGAGTACGACGTCGAACGCTACTTCCGCGACGCTCCGCTGATGATCGTCGGCGAGGGCACCAACGAGATCCAGCGCAACGTCATCGCCGCCCAGCTCATCGCCCGCAACCGGATCTGAGGGAGAGACATGTCCTTGCTGACCGACCGGACCGCCGTCGTCACCGGCGCCGCCCAGGGCATCGGGTTCGCCATCGCCGAGCTGTTCGCCGCCCACGGGGCCCGCGTGGTGATCGGCGACCTCGACGGCGACGCGGCCGTCCTCGCCGCCAAGCGCATCGGGGGCCCGGACGTCGCGCGCGGCGTCCGTTGCGACGTGACCGTGGCCGACGACGTGGACGCGCTGCTGGCGGCCGCGGAGGCGGCGTTCGGGCCCGTCGACGTCATGGTCAACAACGCCGGCATCACCCGCGACGCGACGATGCGGACCATGACCGAGGAGCAGTTCGACCAGGTGATCAACGTGCACCTCAAGGGCAGCTGGAACGGCACCCGCAAGGCCGCCGCGATCATGCGGGAACGCAAGCGCGGCGCGATCGTCAACATCTCGTCCCTGTCCGGCAAGGTCGGGATGGCCGGCCAGACCAACTACTCGGCGGCCAAGGCCGGGATCGTCGGCCTGACCAAGGCCGCGGCCAAGGAGCTCGCCCACCACGGGGTCCGGGTCAACGCGATCCAGCCCGGCCTGATCCGCACCGCGATGACCGAGGCCATGCCGCAGAAGGTGTGGGACCAGAAGATGGCCGAGATCCCGATGCGGCGCGCCGGCGAGGTGTCCGAAGTGGCCTCCGTCGCCCTGTTCCTCGCCAGCGACCTGTCGTCCTACATGACCGGCACGGTGCTGGAAGTGACCGGCGGACGGTTCATGTGACGCGCGCGTTCGCCGGGATCGACGAGGTGAAGGCCGCGCTCGGCGAGGAGCTCGGCCCCAGCGAGCCGCTGGAGATCGGCCAGGACCGGATCGGCGCGTTCGCCGACGCCACCGGCGACCACCAGTGGATCCACGTCGATCCCGAGCGTGCCGCGAACGGCCCCTTCGGCACCACCATCGCGCACGGGTTCCTCACGCTGTCGCTGCTCCCGTGGTTCGGGCAGCGGCTGTTCCGGCTGGACTTCGGCACCACGCGGATCAACTACGGCCTGAAGAAGGTCCGGTTCCCCGCGCCGGTGCCGGTGGGGTCGCGCCTGACCGCGACGGCGACGTTCACCGACGTCCGCGAGGGCCCGGCCGGTGCCACCCTCACGGTGCGGTACGCAGTCACCGCCGAGGGCGCGGCCAAGCCGGCGTGCGTGGCCGAAATGCTCCTGCTGGTCGCCTGAACACGCGAACGGGCCGGGACGCGCGAGGTGTCCCGGCCCGTTCTGCCGCGCCGTCAGTCGTGCCGGATGACGCCCCGGATGTTCTTGCCCTCGTGCATGTCCCGGTAGCCCTGGGTCACCTCGTCGAGGGTGTAGGTCCGGGTCACCAGCTCGTCCAGCTTGAGCGCGCCGTCCCGGTACAGCTGCAGCTGGCGCCGGATGTCCCAGGTCGGGTTCGAGTGGCCGAACAGCGTGCCCTGCAGGCGTTTCTGCGACAGGGCGAGATCGCCGAGCGCCACCTGCGCGCCGACCTCGGCCAGCGGGGCCATCGCGGTCACCACGCACGTGCCGTCCTTGCGGATCGCAGCGAGCCCCTGCCCCACGTGCTCGGCGGTGAGCACGCCCACGGTGAGGATCGCCGAATCGGCGCCCTGCCCGTTGGTGAACTGG
Coding sequences within it:
- a CDS encoding acyl-CoA dehydrogenase family protein, with product MSTPPAVSPEDFRPILELVRDFVRTKVVPREQEIADSDAIPDDLRKQVAEMGLFGYAIPQEWGGLGLDLTQDVELAMEFGYTSLSLRSMFGTNNGIAGQVLVNFGTEGQKAEWLERIASGEVVASFALTEPGAGSNPAGLRTRAVRDGDDWVIDGQKRFITNAPIADLFVVFARTRPADETGPGIAVFLVPAGTPGVEVGVKDRKMGQEGAWTADVVFSGVRVPGSALVGGDEAAGYRAAMTSLARGRVHIAALAVGTAQRALDESVAYAASATQGGTPIGDFQLVQAMIADQQTGVMAGRALVRDTARRYVSGEDRRIGPSAAKLYCTEMAGRVADLAVQIHGGTGYMREVPVERIYRDVRLLRLYEGTSEIQRLIIGGALIRNERTGR
- a CDS encoding MaoC family dehydratase; amino-acid sequence: MTRAFAGIDEVKAALGEELGPSEPLEIGQDRIGAFADATGDHQWIHVDPERAANGPFGTTIAHGFLTLSLLPWFGQRLFRLDFGTTRINYGLKKVRFPAPVPVGSRLTATATFTDVREGPAGATLTVRYAVTAEGAAKPACVAEMLLLVA
- a CDS encoding acyl-CoA dehydrogenase family protein — translated: MKLNEDEEQMVALVSEFVDERVRPRVREFEEDDIYPGEFIDEMKKLGFFGLLAPAEYGGVDVSTACFARVTEELARGWMSLAGAIGGHSVITYLIKTFGTPEQREKYLPKMAEGTIRATMALTEPGGGSDLQAMRTHAVAVDGGWSITGSKTWISNAAHSGLIGLLCITDREAKPAHRGMSVLLVEPGEGLTISKKLPKLGYRGVEACELVFDGRTVPEEAVLGGTPHQGWAQMMRGLEVGRIQVAARALGVGQAALDAAVRYAQERESFGKPIWKHQSVGNLLADMATRMRAARLLTLDAAERLDAGERADMEAGMAKLFASEAAMQVALDAIRVHGGYGYSKEYDVERYFRDAPLMIVGEGTNEIQRNVIAAQLIARNRI
- the fabG gene encoding 3-oxoacyl-ACP reductase FabG, coding for MSLLTDRTAVVTGAAQGIGFAIAELFAAHGARVVIGDLDGDAAVLAAKRIGGPDVARGVRCDVTVADDVDALLAAAEAAFGPVDVMVNNAGITRDATMRTMTEEQFDQVINVHLKGSWNGTRKAAAIMRERKRGAIVNISSLSGKVGMAGQTNYSAAKAGIVGLTKAAAKELAHHGVRVNAIQPGLIRTAMTEAMPQKVWDQKMAEIPMRRAGEVSEVASVALFLASDLSSYMTGTVLEVTGGRFM